Genomic DNA from Leptotrichia wadei:
ATGTTTTGGCTGGATTGCTTATTGGATTGTTTGCAGGATTTTTGGGGGAAAAATTTTTAATAAGAAAAATAATTTGATGAAAAGTTAGGATTTCCTAGCTTTTTTTGTATAAAAATTTATTTTTCATAATTAATACTCTGAACATTTTATAATTAGTTGCAGTATAAAAATTATAATTCCAAATATCATCCAAAAATTTGATTTTTTTCTTTCATAAGTTTCTTCCTTTATATTTCTGCCTTTAGAATTTTTTTCTATAAAATATATCAAATCGTTATCGTATTCAATTTCATAATTTTTTTCTGAAATTTTATCGCCCGCATATTCTCCCATTTCTTGCAGAAAATTCTGTGCATCTCTTATTGTTTCTCTCCCAAGTTCGATCAATCCTGTTTCATTTAATACTTTAAATGCCCATTCCTTTGATTTGTTCCCATTTTCCTGTCTATTATTGTAATATATCATATCACTAATTACAGGGGCATATTTCATATTAGCGGCTTTTTCATATAGCTTGTATACTTCCTCTTCACTTTTTGCAAATTCCCTACTGCATTCGTAAAGTATCCCAAGTTCATAAATAGATTTTACATCTCCCATTTCCTGCCCAATTTTATACCATTTTTCAGCTTCTTTCTTATTTTCTTCAACCGTATCAAAATATTTTCCCAGTTCATAAGCCGCCTCTTTCACTCCTAGAGAATAAGCCTTTTTATACATATCTTTGGCTTTTTCTCCATTGCCTGCAACATAATATGATTTTGCAAGCAACAAATATCCTCTTTCATTATATTGTGCTGCTTCAAGAAATAATTTTTGAGCATTTCCATAATCTTTCTTTTCCAAAAGTTCATTTCCCTGATTAATCAGTTCCATGTATTTTCTGTCTTTTTCATTTCCGAGCATAAATTCAATATTCTTGATTATTTCAGAATTCAATCCCATAATTTGCTTTTCATTTAATAATTTTTCCTGCCATTCTAGTATTTTTTCTCTTTTATTCTGCTTAAAGTAAATTCTTACAAGATTGTATATTAATTCAGCATTTTTTGTATTAGCAATTTTTAGATAAATACTTTCTGCTTCTTCATAATCCTTCTTTTCTTCAGCAATTTTTCCTAGTCTAATTATTGAATTAATTTCGCCATTTTCTGCACCTGCCACATACCAGCCTTTTGCAATTTCATCATTTCCCGATTCTTCTTCAATCAGCCCTATGTAATACATAGCCTCCTTTATTCCTGAATTATATGCCAAATTTAATGTGTTTACAGCACTTTGGTTATCTTTCTCGCAATAATAGTAATACTTTCCAAGCTCGTAATTTGCTCTTTGGCTGAATTTCAAGGATTCAGCTATTCTATCCCTTGCTTCTCCAAAAAATCCCGACATTATAAATATATTCGCTGTTCTAATATTTTCTTGATATTCCTCGCTTTCCTTTTTATCATATTCTATAAAATCTTTCCCATAATCTTCTGTAACAATATCATCCAACGAAACTATCTTCACGCCAAATTTATCTACATTCGCTGTTTTTCCATTTTGTTTAGGCTCACTTTCCGAAGAAATTCTATTTTCATCATAAGCACTTTCACTAAAACTTGCTCTTTCTTCAGCTTCATATTTTTGAATTTCACGAACTTTTCTTTTTCTTTTTTCCCTTTCCTGCATTTCTCTCGAAAAGTCATCAAATTCATCCATTTTTTTACGATTTCTAAAATTCATTATTATCAAAATTACAATTCCAATAACTACGACTAATACCGATATTAATATTTCCATATTTTCTCTTTTCTCCTGTACTCGCTGTTATATTTACGATTTTATCCATTATCTTAAACATTATCAATTCAGAATCTATTTTTATCATTCAATGTAAACGCTCATTATTTTTTATTATTTTCTTCCAAAATCTTTTATTTTCAAAAAAATAAAAACTATCACAGCACAGAAGATAAAAAATGACACAAGATTATTAGCATTATTACTATTATCAATACAATCCTGTCTTTCCTTAGCGTCAACAATACTTTCACAATTCCTCTGTCTTGAACTTCCTGAATGAGATCCGTGGCTTCTCCAAAAAGATGACGAATTTTCTTGCTCATCATCACCAGATTTTTTAGATTTCCCATTTCCTTCTCCATCTGAATGTCCACTTGAATGCTCTCCACTACTATGTTCTCCACCATAATGTCCACTATAATGATAACTTCCACTACTTCCATGTGAATGACTATGCCCTCCACCGTGAGAATGTCCACTGCCACCTCTTCTTACTAATTTTTCCATTTTAATCTCCTTTTTTATTCGCTAATTTTTTCTAATTCATTTGAAACTTCCAATTTTTTCACATCATATTTCCCCATATTTTCATATTCATAAGACTGATTAATCCCATTCATAAACATATCTCTACTTTCCACATCTTCCGTCAAATTCTCCTTCAAAAGCATCTTTAGTTCCAAATCATTAATCACACTTCTTTTCATTGCCGATAAATAATTATTTTTACTGATATTTTGCCAATTCACACACATTCCAAGACTTTTTATCAACATCTGATCCAGCCAAATCCTAGTAGCTCTCCCATTTCCCTCATAAAATGGATGCATTATGTTCATCTCAACATATTTCTCAACTATTTCCTCAAAAGTATTTTCAGGCATTTTAGAAACTGTCTTTAAATTATCTTCAAGATACATTGCACGACAAAATACTGTATCACCTTTCCGAATGTCATGTTTCCGTATTTTTCCTGCAGTCCCATAACATTCCTGAAACAAATACCTATTTATTTCCTTCAAGCCTTCAAAAGTTCCCACTTGAATATTTTTCAATATTCTATTATCAAACAATTCCCTTGCCCTTCTTTTACTCAAAAATTCTTCTTTGTCTTGTGAAACTAGCCTTTTTAAGATTTTGTCACTTTCATTTTCCAAAATGTATTTATTATTTACCATTTATTTTCCCCCTTTTTCCTAAATATAAGTATCAAGAATAGTATATAATTTTTTTAATAATTTTTCTACCCATTTTTTATATTTTCTAGAAAAGTTCCAATCAAAATCTGAATGATTTTCAAAATATCTATTACTGTGTTTTTTACTCCTTTTTTATTTTTTATCTTAATATTTGTCGCAATATATTATAAAATTTACGATATAAAAAAGACTAGAATTTTCTGTATTTTTTCTAGCCTTTTCTATTAGTCATTATTACAACTGCAAACCTCATCATTTAATACATGAAAAAGTACATGCTCTGCTTCTTTATTTCCTTTACTTATTGCTAATTTTAAATATTTTATTGCTTCATTTTTATTTTCATAATAATTTAGATAAAGATATGCCAAATTTATTAAACAATCTGTATCTTCTGTTTCTTCAAAACATTTCTGATATAATTTTTCCGCTTCTTCATATTTTTGATAAACATTTTCATATAACCCACCTAAATTATTATATGCAAAACTACATTTTTTATCTATTGTTAATAAAAAATACTTCTCCGCATCTTCGTAATTATTCTTGTCGATATTAAGTACTCCAAGATTATTTATTGCAACTATATTTCCTTTTTTCACTGCTTTATTAAAATATTTTTCTGCTTCTTCAAAATTATTTTCAATTTCTAAAAAATAAAATCCGATATTATTTATAGCCATATCACTTCCTAATTTAGATGCTTTTTCAAAATATTCTAATGCTTCTTTATAATTTCCTTCTTGAAATTTCCTTTCTCCAAGTTCATTTATTGCATAGTAATCATTTTTTAGTACTAAATTTTCTAATTCTTTATATCCTTTTTCTTTATATTCTTTATACAATCTTATTCTCCCTAAAATAATATAATATATTTTTATAAATATAAGGAGAGTAAGAAAATAAAATTTCTGTACTCTCCCTATAAAAATTATCCTTGTTGTTGCCACATATGATTTCCGCTTGATGTATCAGGACATCTTCCTCCTGCTTTACCACTTGGTCTTAAAGATGAATGTATTATATTACCACATGCTGAACATTGCCAAGTTACAACTGCTCCCATTTTCTCACACCTCCTCTCAATATTATTTATTATCAAATTTACCTATTTTGATAATAAATCAGTTTCTTTCTCCCTTTTTACAAATTAACTTACACAATATTAGTATAATCTTTTTTTTACTTTGTCAATAATTTGTATTTATTTTTTTGAAATTTTTTAAAAATAAAAAAGGCTAATACTCCCCCCTATTTTTTCTAGCCTTCAAAAATCACACTCAAATTAATTCATAAAAATATAACAAATATTTTTAATTTAATAAATATTTTTTATCTATAACTCAATTTCTTCCATCTCCCCACTCTTCACATCCCACTCTTCCATCTTCTCCATCTCTTCTTCTTCCAGCCTATCCAGTTTTTCCTGCACTTCCATCAGTTTTTCCATATTGTTTTCTTTTCCAGCTTTTTCGTATTCTGCATTCAAGTTTTCTCTCATTTCTGTGATTTTTTCCATTTCCTTTTCCAGTTTTTCAATATCACGTTTCAATTTTGCGATTTTTCTTGACTGTTCCTTCTGCTCCTGATATGAAAGTTTTTTCTCTTCCTTCGTTTCGATGTCTGTTCCTTGAGAAGCTGATTTTGCTGTTTTTAGGCTTTCTTTGTAATCTTCGTAATTTCCTTTAAATTTTGTAAGACCATTTTCGTCAAGATAGTAAATTGTATTACAAACTGTGTCTAAAAAATGACGATTATGCGACACGACAAGCATTGTTCCGTCAAAATCTTCCAATGCGTCTTCTAAAACTTCAATTGAGTAAATATCCAGATGGTTTGTCGGCTCATCTAAAATTAGGAAATTTGCTCTTTGCATATACAATTTTAAGAATGAAACTCTAACTTTTTCTCCACCGCTCAATTTTTCTACTTTTTTCAAAACATCATTGCCTGAAAACAAGAAAGCTCCCGCAAGTGTTCGTAAATATTCTTCCGTCAAATTTAGAGAATTATTAATTTCCTGCAAAATATTGTTTGCTGGTGTCAAATCCATGTGATTTTGGTCATAGTAACCGACTTTTACACGAGAACCGTACTCGACAGTTCCCGAATCCTGCTTCAATTTATTTACCAAAATTTTTAGCAAAGTTGATTTCCCAATTCCATTTTTTCCAATAATTCCAACTCTTTCGCCACGAAATAGCTGAAAACTCACATTATTCAACACTTTTTTGCCATCAAAACTTTTTGAAATTCCCTTCACTTTTAAAACATTGTCCCCGGTAATTGTGTCTGTCTCAAATTTCAATTTCATTCTTTGTGGATTAAAAACAGGGTCATCCATCCGCTCAATTCTATCCAGAATTTTTTGTCGCCCTTTTGCTTGTCTAGCCTTTATTCCAGCTCGAAATCTGTCAATGTATTCTTCCATTTTCTTAATTTTTTCCTGCTCTTTTTCGTAACGCTTCATTTCCCCCTTCAAAATCATCTCTTTTTGAATGATAAACGCAGAAAAATTCCCATCATACTTATGCAATTTCTTATTCTCGATTTCAAAAATTTTGTTACAAACATTATCCAAGAAAATTCTATCATGTGAAACAAGCAAAAACGCCTTCGCATACCGTTTCAAGTAATCTTCCAGCCACTCAATCGAAACCAGGTCCAAATGGTTTGTCGGCTCATCTAAAATTAGTAAATCTGGCTCAGATAGCAGCAATTTTGCAAGTGAAACCCTAGTCTGCTCTCCACCGCTCAAATCTTTCAGCACCAAA
This window encodes:
- a CDS encoding ABC-F family ATP-binding cassette domain-containing protein, translated to MSLVQFNRVYKQFAGEYILKDINFTIEEKDKIGLVGVNGAGKSTIIRMLLDRERIDGAEDNLNEVGNIVKSASMKIGYLSQNHEFSDEKNTIYEEMMSVFAEEREIWHELQKVNLLLGTAENDELEKLINKSAELSSLYEAKGGYDIEYKIKQILTGLELTEEYYNLVLKDLSGGEQTRVSLAKLLLSEPDLLILDEPTNHLDLVSIEWLEDYLKRYAKAFLLVSHDRIFLDNVCNKIFEIENKKLHKYDGNFSAFIIQKEMILKGEMKRYEKEQEKIKKMEEYIDRFRAGIKARQAKGRQKILDRIERMDDPVFNPQRMKLKFETDTITGDNVLKVKGISKSFDGKKVLNNVSFQLFRGERVGIIGKNGIGKSTLLKILVNKLKQDSGTVEYGSRVKVGYYDQNHMDLTPANNILQEINNSLNLTEEYLRTLAGAFLFSGNDVLKKVEKLSGGEKVRVSFLKLYMQRANFLILDEPTNHLDIYSIEVLEDALEDFDGTMLVVSHNRHFLDTVCNTIYYLDENGLTKFKGNYEDYKESLKTAKSASQGTDIETKEEKKLSYQEQKEQSRKIAKLKRDIEKLEKEMEKITEMRENLNAEYEKAGKENNMEKLMEVQEKLDRLEEEEMEKMEEWDVKSGEMEEIEL
- the fic gene encoding protein adenylyltransferase Fic, yielding MVNNKYILENESDKILKRLVSQDKEEFLSKRRARELFDNRILKNIQVGTFEGLKEINRYLFQECYGTAGKIRKHDIRKGDTVFCRAMYLEDNLKTVSKMPENTFEEIVEKYVEMNIMHPFYEGNGRATRIWLDQMLIKSLGMCVNWQNISKNNYLSAMKRSVINDLELKMLLKENLTEDVESRDMFMNGINQSYEYENMGKYDVKKLEVSNELEKISE
- a CDS encoding SEL1-like repeat protein translates to MEILISVLVVVIGIVILIIMNFRNRKKMDEFDDFSREMQEREKRKRKVREIQKYEAEERASFSESAYDENRISSESEPKQNGKTANVDKFGVKIVSLDDIVTEDYGKDFIEYDKKESEEYQENIRTANIFIMSGFFGEARDRIAESLKFSQRANYELGKYYYYCEKDNQSAVNTLNLAYNSGIKEAMYYIGLIEEESGNDEIAKGWYVAGAENGEINSIIRLGKIAEEKKDYEEAESIYLKIANTKNAELIYNLVRIYFKQNKREKILEWQEKLLNEKQIMGLNSEIIKNIEFMLGNEKDRKYMELINQGNELLEKKDYGNAQKLFLEAAQYNERGYLLLAKSYYVAGNGEKAKDMYKKAYSLGVKEAAYELGKYFDTVEENKKEAEKWYKIGQEMGDVKSIYELGILYECSREFAKSEEEVYKLYEKAANMKYAPVISDMIYYNNRQENGNKSKEWAFKVLNETGLIELGRETIRDAQNFLQEMGEYAGDKISEKNYEIEYDNDLIYFIEKNSKGRNIKEETYERKKSNFWMIFGIIIFILQLIIKCSEY
- a CDS encoding tetratricopeptide repeat protein codes for the protein MYKEYKEKGYKELENLVLKNDYYAINELGERKFQEGNYKEALEYFEKASKLGSDMAINNIGFYFLEIENNFEEAEKYFNKAVKKGNIVAINNLGVLNIDKNNYEDAEKYFLLTIDKKCSFAYNNLGGLYENVYQKYEEAEKLYQKCFEETEDTDCLINLAYLYLNYYENKNEAIKYLKLAISKGNKEAEHVLFHVLNDEVCSCNND